A window from Phaeocystidibacter marisrubri encodes these proteins:
- a CDS encoding SIMPL domain-containing protein translates to MNTKSLLLCALTTVSAALSAQVSGNYNYRVNSDRYASQLRASQSSLANLESFDHHTFKVNGLFNVEADSYLAIFTITQLGQTQAEADQLVRRKTDSIKAALASIGAEVDIYVDMISFLPVYEVEVTKKLFSEDTYNEIPKGFELKKNLHFRYKDPSVLDELVTQCAAREIYDLVRVDYFIEDIEAKKAEMIAKAEAILMKNIARRKRLQGDDFSDLRAQIAEGFKMTYPFEQYETYTAYCSNSFNLQKQGAQVVQQTQTTSEFYRPILANHYDFVINPTILEPVVQIEYEVIIRYSPIPVEQREPEVRIERQVEKQLFFVNPEGSVQRLNF, encoded by the coding sequence ATGAATACCAAGAGTCTCCTATTATGTGCCCTCACCACAGTAAGCGCTGCGCTTAGCGCACAAGTGAGTGGAAACTACAACTACCGCGTAAATAGTGATCGCTATGCGAGTCAACTTCGCGCTTCTCAATCTTCGCTTGCCAATTTAGAGTCGTTTGACCATCACACGTTTAAAGTGAATGGCCTTTTCAATGTAGAAGCCGACAGCTATCTGGCGATCTTCACCATCACCCAGCTCGGCCAAACTCAGGCCGAAGCCGATCAATTGGTTCGAAGAAAAACCGACTCCATCAAAGCGGCCCTCGCTAGCATAGGCGCAGAAGTAGATATCTATGTTGATATGATTTCCTTCTTGCCCGTGTACGAGGTAGAAGTGACCAAAAAACTCTTCTCTGAGGATACCTATAATGAAATTCCAAAGGGATTTGAACTCAAAAAAAACCTTCACTTTAGATACAAAGACCCCTCTGTTCTGGATGAGTTAGTTACCCAGTGTGCGGCACGAGAAATTTACGACCTAGTTCGCGTAGACTACTTCATCGAGGATATAGAAGCCAAAAAAGCAGAGATGATTGCCAAAGCGGAAGCGATCTTAATGAAGAATATCGCAAGAAGAAAACGACTTCAAGGCGATGATTTCAGCGACCTGCGTGCTCAAATTGCAGAAGGTTTTAAAATGACCTATCCCTTTGAACAATATGAAACCTACACCGCTTACTGCAGCAATTCCTTCAACCTTCAAAAACAAGGAGCACAAGTGGTACAACAGACCCAAACGACCTCAGAATTCTATCGCCCTATTCTAGCCAATCACTACGACTTTGTCATCAATCCCACCATTCTAGAGCCCGTGGTTCAAATTGAATACGAAGTGATTATTCGATACTCACCCATTCCTGTTGAACAGCGTGAACCAGAAGTTCGAATTGAGCGCCAAGTGGAAAAACAACTCTTCTTCGTGAATCCTGAAGGAAGTGTACAACGACTCAACTTCTAA
- a CDS encoding DUF5684 domain-containing protein, translated as MQSQELPTAFWVFYAIILIIGIATQWKIFTKAGKPGWASLIPIYNIIVLLEIVGKPWYWFFLMMIPLVNIIFLVWVINLLSKSFGKDEGFTVGLILLGIVFYPILAFGNAQYQGPAGAPLKTELDDVIDHEG; from the coding sequence ATGCAAAGTCAAGAGTTACCAACTGCTTTTTGGGTGTTCTATGCCATTATCCTCATCATTGGCATTGCTACACAATGGAAAATCTTCACGAAAGCGGGAAAGCCTGGATGGGCTAGCCTCATTCCGATTTACAACATCATTGTTTTGCTTGAAATTGTCGGAAAGCCATGGTACTGGTTCTTTCTGATGATGATTCCGTTGGTAAACATCATTTTTCTCGTTTGGGTGATCAACCTACTTTCTAAGAGTTTTGGAAAGGATGAAGGATTTACCGTTGGACTCATTCTCTTGGGAATTGTCTTCTATCCCATATTGGCCTTTGGCAATGCACAATACCAAGGTCCTGCAGGCGCTCCATTAAAAACGGAATTAGACGATGTCATTGATCACGAAGGTTGA